In Bradysia coprophila strain Holo2 unplaced genomic scaffold, BU_Bcop_v1 contig_350, whole genome shotgun sequence, a genomic segment contains:
- the LOC119080005 gene encoding uncharacterized protein LOC119080005: METESLYKELEPDANEIMFGQKTPPDRPLTMKEESKRKKILLKLVDQKLKFKLVEMMRQQVDKQHKQETSTTNIPTVCHTINNYSQPSYGSNDYQSQSNWSHWSDSVQHTEEYWQQHYPDGSQASAYPSYYGTIVDKSWNSHQPNVHSNEQVNFRYAHQNVNPTRSLKRKHTQNPHLIHPSMVDARGPSNNQILTTNTDMHEGPNNKMIPASQSSLISINSTQKPPNTSTVIHPPTKNQQLAATPPVWNVPIPIPKIHHTAQPANSRAMAKTTSDGLKPRRRRRYGRGKNIHVKASAQAVDNVVLRDTFGPRCISTVASDAATDGNGLWNEISRMVGSIFRKESNQIEPLSAYEQKLQNRILIAISTNPDVLRSDKDVSQFLSRSKIEEMISKVKMILQQLKRSNAQVQNDFTQLRDNLIGDLKALNEKVNVANDTENVQLILTKINEVVGPFLLEDVDENARNNFVSHLVTNPRALETSEALTKPIPDKMNVMREIKSILDEHITVRPGKRFYIPIHRTIDVPFVVAVHDKSNKISDENLKLLLDALIARVESVVSQVKPKIIDPKYTDGTLVMVCANRKTFDLIKTTISGNIDGKWPGADLTVTPSKIQNPLARSELKTVRMKFAEPQFYHFNDLMVQLKIDNPNLLVRRWELREPPAGTVIDSTEEIYVGVDMESLGPIEQLNRVAVLLKSTVTFEVCYDDSERNYLPDHSLLKQ, from the exons AGAAAACTCCGCCTGACCGTCCGCTTACGATGAAAGAAGAATCCAAGaggaaaaagattttattgaaaCTGGTCGATCAGAAGTTAAAATTCAAACTTGTCGAAATGATGAGACAACAAGTAGATAAACAACACAAACAAGAAACTTCGACGACCAACATACCAACTGTTTGTCATACGATAAACAACTATTCGCAACCATCATATGGTTCCAACGATTATCAATCGCAATCAAATTGGTCCCATTGGTCTGATTCTGTACAGCACACCGAAGAATACTGGCAGCAACATTACCCAGATGGATCGCAAGCGTCCGCATATCCATCGTATTATGGAACGATTGTGGATAAGTCTTGGAATAGTCATCAGCCGAATGTTCATTCAAATGAACAAGTCAATTTTCGGTATGCTCATCAAAATGTGAATCCGACTAGGTCACTTAAACggaaacacacacaaaatccCCACTTAATACATCCATCAATGGTCGATGCGAGAGGACCAAGCAACAACCAAATATTAACAACAAACACAGACATGCATGAAGGGCCGAATAACAAGATGATACCAGCATCTCAATCGTCATTAATTTCG ATTAACTCCACACAAAAGCCGCCGAATACATCTACCGTCATTCATCCTCCAACCAAAAATCAACAGCTAGCAGCAACACCGCCGGTATGGAATGTCCCAATACCTATTCCAA AGATCCACCACACTGCTCAACCAGCCAATTCAAGGGCCATGGCTAAAACTACTTCCGATGGACTAAAGCCGAGACGCCGCAGACGGTATGGAAGAGGAAAAAATATTCACGTTAAAGCTTCCGCACAAGCAGTCGACAATGTCGTTTTAAGAGATACATTTGGACCTCGATGTATCAGCACTGTTGCTAGTGATGCGGCAACCGATGGTAATGGTTTGTGGAATGAGATAAGTCGAATGGTTGGCAGTATTTTCCGCAAAGAGTCCAATCAAATCGAGCCACTCTCTGCGTACGAACAGAAGCTACAAAACCGAATTTTAATTGCAATATCGACAAATCCGGACGTTCTTCGATCGGATAAGGATGTTTCGCAGTTCCTCAGTCGCAGTAAAATTGAGGAAATGATTTCCAAAGTGAAAATGATCTTGCAACAATTGAAACGATCGAATGCTCAGGTTCAGAACGATTTCACTCAATTGAGGGATAATTTGATCGGTGACTTGAAAGCGCTGAATGAGAAAGTGAATGTTGCCAATGATACGGAAAATGTTCAATTGATACTAACGAAAATAAACGAAGTTGTCGGACCATTCCTGTTGGAGGATGTGGATGAAAATGcacgaaataattttgtttcacatttgGTAACAAATCCGCGGGCATTGGAGACTAGTGAAGCATTAACAAAACCGATTCCGGACAAAATGAATGTCATGCGTGaaataaaaagtattttgGATGAACACATTACGGTGAGACCAGGAAAACGATTTTACATTCCTATCCATCGAACCATCGATGTTCCATTCGTCGTTGCTGTGCATGACAAGTCCAACAAAATCTCCGACGAAAATCTAAAACTTTTACTCGACGCATTGATTGCAAGGGTGGAGAGCGTGGTATCACAAGTCAAACCGAAAATCATCGATCCAAAATATACCGATGGCACACTGGTAATGGTCTGTGCGAATCGTAAGACATTTGATTTGATAAAAACGACAATTTCTGGTAATATCGACGGTAAATGGCCTGGAGCAGATCTAACTGTAACtccatcaaaaattcaaaatccgCTGGCACGGAGTGAATTGAAAACCGTTCGGATGAAATTCGCTGAACctcaattttatcatttcaacGATTTGATGGTACAGCTCAAAATTGACAATCCAAATTTACTGGTTCGACGCTGGGAATTACGCGAACCACCTGCTGGCACAGTCATCGATTCGACTGAAGAGATTTATGTCGGTGTCGATATGGAGTCGTTGGGTCCTATTGAACAGCTGAACCGTGTTGCTGTTCTGTTAAAATCAACGGTTACCTTTGAGGTTTGTTACGATGACAGTGAAAGGAATTATCTGCCAGATCATTCTTTGttgaaacaatga
- the LOC119080034 gene encoding arrestin domain-containing protein 3-like isoform X2: MVLTSAVNLVNTAKRDFFYPGETLNGNINVTSDKDRKVKGVKLRISGKGNVRFTEREKKHHNSLGSHNHHSNHHHSNHHHHHSSTSEYHTVTYKNDETYLDHTLNVLGYDGAEWSIKSGNYNYPFQFVLPYGLPSSFAGEFGSIEYSLDIEIGQSWAFDHSSHTTFQVVNVVDLNVEPTAQVPVVVKACKTFGIIFQSGPLDVTLRIPRSGAIPGESIPFIVEVFNKSDKTVQESLSIYKEVEFFAQGKSKTQSESVAEILGETLQPGADHVWQNNTFMVPQTQPSTLGRCRIISISYKLVLEMKVSGIGFNLDASSPFVIGNIPFRNVPYQPIVPGQPVAPYQPMGLGQSIAPGQPVAPYQPMGLGQPNVLYPTIVPYQPNLPYPPNVSYQPIAPGLPTAPYQPTAPYHPTAPVQPQANFDPPPPYTEKTTPIHIQTRNAAPPYAENTAPPNETKVDKDGFELV; encoded by the exons ATGGTTCTAACCAGTGCAGTAAATCTGGTCAACACCGCcaagagggattttttttatccagGCGAAACGTTAAACGGAAACATCAATGTCACATCCGACAAAgacagaaaagtgaaag GTGTGAAACTACGAATATCCGGGAAGGGAAATGTAAGATTCACGGAGAGGGAGAAAAAACACCACAATTCGCTTGG TTCGCATAATCATCATTCCAACCATCACCATTCCAATCACCATCATCACCATTCTTCCACATCCGAATACCATACTGTGACATACAAGAATGATGAAACGTATCTGGATCACACTTTGAATGTTCTCGGCTACG ATGGAGCCGAATGGTCGATTAAAAGTGGCAATTACAACTACCCTTTCCAATTTGTGTTGCCATACGGATTACCCTCATCGTTCGCTGGTGAATTCGGATCGATTGAGTACTCGTTGGATATAGAAATCGGTCAATCATGGGCCTTTGATCACAGTTCGCACACAACTTTTCAAGTTGTCAATGTGGTCGATTTAAACGTCGAGCCTACGGCACAAGTACCAGTCGTTGTGAAGGCGTGCAAAACGTTTGGAATAATCTTTCAAAGTGGACCTTTGGATGTTACGCTACGCATTCCAAGATCTGGTGCGATTCCCGGTGAATCTATACCATTCATTGTGGAAGTGTTCAATAAAAGTGACAAAACTGTCCAGGAATCACTGTCCATTTATaag GAGGTGGAATTTTTTGCCCAAGGAAAATCTAAAACCCAAAGCGAAAGTGTGGCTGAAATTTTGGGCGAAACGTTACAGCCGGGCGCAGACCACGTTTGGCAAAACAACACGTTCATGGTGCCACAAACTCAACCATCAACTTTGGGACGATGTCGTATTATAAGCATCAGCTATAAATTGGTG TTGGAAATGAAAGTGTCTGGCATTGGATTCAACCTGGACGCATCGTCTCCATTTGTCATAGGCAATATACCGTTCCGTAATGTTCCCTATCAGCCGATTGTACCTG GTCAACCCGTTGCACCTTACCAGCCGATGGGACTTGGTCAGTCGATTGCACCTGGTCAACCCGTTGCACCTTACCAGCCGATGGGACTTGGTCAGCCGAATGTACTGTATCCGACAATTGTACCGTATCAGCCGAATTTACCGTACCCGCCGAATGTATCCTATCAGCCAATTGCACCGGGCCTTCCAACTGCGCCCTATCAGCCGACTGCACCATATCATCCAACTGCACCGGTCCAGCCTCAAGCTAACTTTGATCCTCCTCCGCCATACACCGAAAAGACGACACCGATACATATTCAGACTCGGAATGCGGCACCTCCATATGCAGAAAATACGGCTCCGCCAAACGAAACTAAAGTGGATAAGGACGGATTTGAGTTGGTTTGA
- the LOC119080034 gene encoding arrestin domain-containing protein 3-like isoform X1 → MVLTSAVNLVNTAKRDFFYPGETLNGNINVTSDKDRKVKGVKLRISGKGNVRFTEREKKHHNSLGSHNHHSNHHHSNHHHHHSSTSEYHTVTYKNDETYLDHTLNVLGYDGAEWSIKSGNYNYPFQFVLPYGLPSSFAGEFGSIEYSLDIEIGQSWAFDHSSHTTFQVVNVVDLNVEPTAQVPVVVKACKTFGIIFQSGPLDVTLRIPRSGAIPGESIPFIVEVFNKSDKTVQESLSIYKEVEFFAQGKSKTQSESVAEILGETLQPGADHVWQNNTFMVPQTQPSTLGRCRIISISYKLVLEMKVSGIGFNLDASSPFVIGNIPFRNVPYQPIVPGQPVAPYQPMGLGQSIAPGQPVAPYQPMGLGQSIAPGQPVAPYQPMGLGQPNVLYPTIVPYQPNLPYPPNVSYQPIAPGLPTAPYQPTAPYHPTAPVQPQANFDPPPPYTEKTTPIHIQTRNAAPPYAENTAPPNETKVDKDGFELV, encoded by the exons ATGGTTCTAACCAGTGCAGTAAATCTGGTCAACACCGCcaagagggattttttttatccagGCGAAACGTTAAACGGAAACATCAATGTCACATCCGACAAAgacagaaaagtgaaag GTGTGAAACTACGAATATCCGGGAAGGGAAATGTAAGATTCACGGAGAGGGAGAAAAAACACCACAATTCGCTTGG TTCGCATAATCATCATTCCAACCATCACCATTCCAATCACCATCATCACCATTCTTCCACATCCGAATACCATACTGTGACATACAAGAATGATGAAACGTATCTGGATCACACTTTGAATGTTCTCGGCTACG ATGGAGCCGAATGGTCGATTAAAAGTGGCAATTACAACTACCCTTTCCAATTTGTGTTGCCATACGGATTACCCTCATCGTTCGCTGGTGAATTCGGATCGATTGAGTACTCGTTGGATATAGAAATCGGTCAATCATGGGCCTTTGATCACAGTTCGCACACAACTTTTCAAGTTGTCAATGTGGTCGATTTAAACGTCGAGCCTACGGCACAAGTACCAGTCGTTGTGAAGGCGTGCAAAACGTTTGGAATAATCTTTCAAAGTGGACCTTTGGATGTTACGCTACGCATTCCAAGATCTGGTGCGATTCCCGGTGAATCTATACCATTCATTGTGGAAGTGTTCAATAAAAGTGACAAAACTGTCCAGGAATCACTGTCCATTTATaag GAGGTGGAATTTTTTGCCCAAGGAAAATCTAAAACCCAAAGCGAAAGTGTGGCTGAAATTTTGGGCGAAACGTTACAGCCGGGCGCAGACCACGTTTGGCAAAACAACACGTTCATGGTGCCACAAACTCAACCATCAACTTTGGGACGATGTCGTATTATAAGCATCAGCTATAAATTGGTG TTGGAAATGAAAGTGTCTGGCATTGGATTCAACCTGGACGCATCGTCTCCATTTGTCATAGGCAATATACCGTTCCGTAATGTTCCCTATCAGCCGATTGTACCTGGTCAACCCGTTGCACCTTACCAGCCGATGGGACTTGGTCAGTCGATTGCACCTGGTCAACCCGTTGCACCTTACCAGCCGATGGGACTTGGTCAGTCGATTGCACCTGGTCAACCCGTTGCACCTTACCAGCCGATGGGACTTGGTCAGCCGAATGTACTGTATCCGACAATTGTACCGTATCAGCCGAATTTACCGTACCCGCCGAATGTATCCTATCAGCCAATTGCACCGGGCCTTCCAACTGCGCCCTATCAGCCGACTGCACCATATCATCCAACTGCACCGGTCCAGCCTCAAGCTAACTTTGATCCTCCTCCGCCATACACCGAAAAGACGACACCGATACATATTCAGACTCGGAATGCGGCACCTCCATATGCAGAAAATACGGCTCCGCCAAACGAAACTAAAGTGGATAAGGACGGATTTGAGTTGGTTTGA
- the LOC119080103 gene encoding uncharacterized protein LOC119080103 isoform X2: MKIVATFLIFLVVGSEYSLAARKSSSPNSKQTEEMLPAPKNSTSNTNQADKPPMAAEKDQLVAPGITVSKGFKKTNCLASRFAVLCASSSTVDGCVTKNSKTKCGKQCICGPKECDCGTSGCYCQVDGGCRCNGSKSS; encoded by the exons atgaaaatcgtcgCAACGTTCctcatttttcttgttgttggAAGTGAATACAGCCTAGCAGCTCGGAAGAGTTCGTCtccaaattcaaaacaaactGAAGAGATGTTGCCAGCTCCAAAAAATTCAAC CTCAAACACGAATCAGGCAG ACAAACCGCCAATGGCAGCAGAAAAGGACCAACTGGTCGCACCAGGCATAACGGTATCTAAAGGCTTCAAGAAAACGAACTGCT TGGCTAGTCGATTCGCTGTCCTATGTGCATCGTCCAGCACAGTAGACGGTTGCGTAACGAAGAATTCCAAAACGAAATGCGGAAAACAATGCA ttTGTGGTCCAAAAGAATGCGATTGTGGTACATCGGGATGTT ACTGTCAAGTGGATGGAGGTTGCCGGTGTAATGGTAGTAAATCGTCGTAG
- the LOC119080103 gene encoding uncharacterized protein LOC119080103 isoform X1 yields MKIVATFLIFLVVGSEYSLAARKSSSPNSKQTEEMLPAPKNSTSSSKQPEVMLPAPKKPTSNTNQADKPPMAAEKDQLVAPGITVSKGFKKTNCLASRFAVLCASSSTVDGCVTKNSKTKCGKQCICGPKECDCGTSGCYCQVDGGCRCNGSKSS; encoded by the exons atgaaaatcgtcgCAACGTTCctcatttttcttgttgttggAAGTGAATACAGCCTAGCAGCTCGGAAGAGTTCGTCtccaaattcaaaacaaactGAAGAGATGTTGCCAGCTCCAAAAAATTCAACATCAAGTTCGAAGCAACCTGAGGTGATGTTACCAGCTCCAAAAAAGCCAACCTCAAACACGAATCAGGCAG ACAAACCGCCAATGGCAGCAGAAAAGGACCAACTGGTCGCACCAGGCATAACGGTATCTAAAGGCTTCAAGAAAACGAACTGCT TGGCTAGTCGATTCGCTGTCCTATGTGCATCGTCCAGCACAGTAGACGGTTGCGTAACGAAGAATTCCAAAACGAAATGCGGAAAACAATGCA ttTGTGGTCCAAAAGAATGCGATTGTGGTACATCGGGATGTT ACTGTCAAGTGGATGGAGGTTGCCGGTGTAATGGTAGTAAATCGTCGTAG
- the LOC119080037 gene encoding glycine receptor subunit alpha-4-like isoform X1, whose translation MRLVQIICALILLKIKMVSVSTQAVIASTYTMDEGYDKNERPSALTDVSIGLYLNRISAVNENNEFRTNFQEISIDVFLQVIWEDKRIKHKNDPNTTIPSYIELKTEERHEIWVPDLYIRQLREMKVLKLFEEISSLRLYRNSTVVFSMGATIIIKCDMDFLLYPLDVQICPVDFSSYKYSVKDMTFRWKKENPITFPKDFDEGFFRLPKYVVSFSTEQDPHIVYYGDVDHCSARLEITLSRELKSYLLEHYLPSTLFVSMSWGSFVVIPEVVPGRMVLLVTTLLTLVTMFNTVRNNSPDSLELKCIEVWLISCILFVFLALIEYFIVLFGIRYDKHWRTAKTITKAMAMSNSETQMPNSMQRKNGLEQSARAFQNLNKITPENKKKITNIPSNAPPIANSTANIHPIENNTGSISSNPNTINRKRFRNAAEVAILYAGSQRGKLDQISLIIFPLSFLVFSMVYWILYITESKKRM comes from the exons TGCATTAATTCtgcttaaaattaaaatggtttCTGTATCAACTCAAGCAGTGATCGCATCGACTTACACTATGGATGAAGGAtatgataaaaatgaaagaccGA GCGCACTAACAGATGTTTCGATTGGACTGTATCTGAATCGCATATCAGCAGTCAACGAAAACAATGAA TTTCGGACGAATTTTCAGGAAATTTCTATCGATGTTTTCCTACAAGTTATATGGGAGGACAAACGCatcaaacacaaaaatgatCCGAACACAACCATACCCAGTTACATTGAATTGAAAACGGAAGAGAGGCATGAGATTTGG gtACCTGATCTGTATATACGACAACTTAGGGAGATGAAAGTTCTGAAGCTGTTTGAAGAAATTTCTAGCCTAAGATTGTACAGAAATAGCACGGTAGTCTTCAGCATGGG tgCAACCATAATCATCAAGTGTGATATGGACTTTTTGCTGTATCCCCTAGATGTACAAATATGTCCGGTAGACTTTAGTAGTT ACAAATATTCTGTGAAAGACATGACATTTCGATGGAAAAAAGAGAATCCTATAACGTTCCCCAAGGATTTCGATGAGGGCTTTTTCCGTCTGCCAAAATACGTCGTATCATTTTCAACCGAACAAGATCCACATATCGTTTATTATGGTGACGTTGACCACTGTAGCGCTCGACTTGAGATAACACTGTCGCGTGAGCTTAAGAGCTATTTACTGGAACACTATCTTCCGTCCACGTTATTTGTGTCAATGTCGTGGGGAAGTTTTGTTGTCATACCGGAAGTGGTACCCGGTCGAATg gttttactGGTCACGACACTACTTACATTAGTTACAATGTTCAATACAGTTCGCAACAATTCCCCAGATTCACTCGAACTGAAATGCATTGAG GTGTGGTTGATAAGTTGCATCCTTTTTGTATTTCTCGCCCTAATTGAGTATTTCATCGTACTTTTCGGAATACGTTACGATAAGCATTGGCGAACCGCCAAAACAATAACTAAGGCAATGGCAATGTCTAACAGTGAAACGCAG atGCCGAATTCCATGCAACGAAAAAACGGCTTAGAACAATCAGCACGAgcattccaaaatttgaacaaaattacgccggagaataaaaagaaaataacaaacATCCCATCGAACGCACCACCTATTGCAAATTCAACAGCCAATATTCATCCGATTGAGAATAACACCGGAAGCATTTCTTCCAATCCAAATACAATCAACAGAAAACG tTTCCGGAATGCAGCCGAGGTGGCTATTTTGTATGCGGGTTCTCAACGTGGGAAATTGGACCAGATATCTTTAATCATCTTCCCACTTTCTTTTCTCGTCTTTAGCATGGTCTACTGGATATTGTACATAACGGAGTCAAAGAAACGAATGTGA
- the LOC119080037 gene encoding glycine receptor subunit alpha-4-like isoform X2: MRLVQIICALILLKIKMVSVSTQAVIASTYTMDEGYDKNERPSALTDVSIGLYLNRISAVNENNEEISIDVFLQVIWEDKRIKHKNDPNTTIPSYIELKTEERHEIWVPDLYIRQLREMKVLKLFEEISSLRLYRNSTVVFSMGATIIIKCDMDFLLYPLDVQICPVDFSSYKYSVKDMTFRWKKENPITFPKDFDEGFFRLPKYVVSFSTEQDPHIVYYGDVDHCSARLEITLSRELKSYLLEHYLPSTLFVSMSWGSFVVIPEVVPGRMVLLVTTLLTLVTMFNTVRNNSPDSLELKCIEVWLISCILFVFLALIEYFIVLFGIRYDKHWRTAKTITKAMAMSNSETQMPNSMQRKNGLEQSARAFQNLNKITPENKKKITNIPSNAPPIANSTANIHPIENNTGSISSNPNTINRKRFRNAAEVAILYAGSQRGKLDQISLIIFPLSFLVFSMVYWILYITESKKRM, from the exons TGCATTAATTCtgcttaaaattaaaatggtttCTGTATCAACTCAAGCAGTGATCGCATCGACTTACACTATGGATGAAGGAtatgataaaaatgaaagaccGA GCGCACTAACAGATGTTTCGATTGGACTGTATCTGAATCGCATATCAGCAGTCAACGAAAACAATGAA GAAATTTCTATCGATGTTTTCCTACAAGTTATATGGGAGGACAAACGCatcaaacacaaaaatgatCCGAACACAACCATACCCAGTTACATTGAATTGAAAACGGAAGAGAGGCATGAGATTTGG gtACCTGATCTGTATATACGACAACTTAGGGAGATGAAAGTTCTGAAGCTGTTTGAAGAAATTTCTAGCCTAAGATTGTACAGAAATAGCACGGTAGTCTTCAGCATGGG tgCAACCATAATCATCAAGTGTGATATGGACTTTTTGCTGTATCCCCTAGATGTACAAATATGTCCGGTAGACTTTAGTAGTT ACAAATATTCTGTGAAAGACATGACATTTCGATGGAAAAAAGAGAATCCTATAACGTTCCCCAAGGATTTCGATGAGGGCTTTTTCCGTCTGCCAAAATACGTCGTATCATTTTCAACCGAACAAGATCCACATATCGTTTATTATGGTGACGTTGACCACTGTAGCGCTCGACTTGAGATAACACTGTCGCGTGAGCTTAAGAGCTATTTACTGGAACACTATCTTCCGTCCACGTTATTTGTGTCAATGTCGTGGGGAAGTTTTGTTGTCATACCGGAAGTGGTACCCGGTCGAATg gttttactGGTCACGACACTACTTACATTAGTTACAATGTTCAATACAGTTCGCAACAATTCCCCAGATTCACTCGAACTGAAATGCATTGAG GTGTGGTTGATAAGTTGCATCCTTTTTGTATTTCTCGCCCTAATTGAGTATTTCATCGTACTTTTCGGAATACGTTACGATAAGCATTGGCGAACCGCCAAAACAATAACTAAGGCAATGGCAATGTCTAACAGTGAAACGCAG atGCCGAATTCCATGCAACGAAAAAACGGCTTAGAACAATCAGCACGAgcattccaaaatttgaacaaaattacgccggagaataaaaagaaaataacaaacATCCCATCGAACGCACCACCTATTGCAAATTCAACAGCCAATATTCATCCGATTGAGAATAACACCGGAAGCATTTCTTCCAATCCAAATACAATCAACAGAAAACG tTTCCGGAATGCAGCCGAGGTGGCTATTTTGTATGCGGGTTCTCAACGTGGGAAATTGGACCAGATATCTTTAATCATCTTCCCACTTTCTTTTCTCGTCTTTAGCATGGTCTACTGGATATTGTACATAACGGAGTCAAAGAAACGAATGTGA